A stretch of the Ostrea edulis chromosome 9, xbOstEdul1.1, whole genome shotgun sequence genome encodes the following:
- the LOC125658139 gene encoding UDP-glucuronic acid decarboxylase 1-like produces MIPRPNQSPQYQLSACWRTFYLNRKFRMKYVFFCGVVIGVLVWFSKISDSTKTDFTHLLNGTRHGEIYDEILALKERINQLEKQNKIYPDVKFLNYKDRKRILISGGAGFVGSHLVDRLMLEGHEVTVVDNFFTGRKRNVEHWIGHENFELINHDIVHPLFIEVDQIYHLASPASPPNYMYNPVKTIKTNTIGTNNMLGLTKRVRGRLLLASTSEVYGDPEVHPQPEEYWGHVNPIGPRACYDEGKRVAETMCYAYAKQDGVQVRVARIFNTFGPRMHMNDGRVVSNFILQALQGQNITVYGSGDQTRSFQYVSDLVDGLIRLMNSNYSQPINLGNPEEHTMMDFATIIKDLVGGSSKIVHKPAMQDDPKKRKPDITKAKKYLAWSPQVPMIEGIKKTIEYFRNELKRTRHSQRNLHVPN; encoded by the exons ATGATCCCGAGACCAAATCAGTCACCACAGTATCAATTGTCGGCATGCTGGAGAACGTTTTACTTAAATAGAAAATTCAGAATGAAGTATGTGTTTTTCTGTGGAGTTGTCATAGGAGTTCTAG TATGGTTCAGTAAAATTTCTGACTCAACAAAAACaga CTTTACACACCTGCTCAATGGCACAAGACACGGTGAAATATACGACGAAATCCTCGCCCTGAAGGAGCGCATCAATCAGCTAGAGAAACA aaacaagatTTATCCAGATGTGAAGTTTCTGAATTATAAAGACAGAAAAAGAATCTTG ATCTCAGGAGGAGCAGGTTTTGTGGGTTCACATCTTGTAGACAGATTGATGTTAGAAGGTCATGAGGTCACAGTGGTGGATAATTTCTTCACTGGACGGAAACGGAATGTGGAGCACTGGATTGGACATGAAAACTTCGAGTTAATAAACCATGACATCGTACATCCGCTGTTTATAGAAG TGGACCAGATTTATCATCTTGCGTCCCCAGCCTCCCCTCCTAACTATATGTATAACCCGGTGAAAACCATCAAAACAAACACGATCGGCACCAACAACATGCTGG GTCTGACTAAGAGAGTGAGAGGGAGGCTTCTGTTGGCCTCGACATCAGAGGTTTACGGGG ACCCCGAGGTACATCCGCAGCCGGAGGAATACTGGGGACATGTGAATCCTATTGGTCCCAGAGCCTGCTATGACGAGGGCAAGAGAGTGGCAGAAACCATGTGCTATGCTTATGCAAAACAG GATGGAGTACAAGTGAGAGTGGCCAGAATTTTTAACACGTTCGGTCCACGAATGCACATGAATGACGGGAGAGTAGTCAGCAACTTCATTCTTCAGGCTCTACAAGGACAAAACATCACG GTGTATGGGTCAGGGGATCAAACCCGGTCCTTTCAGTACGTGTCGGACCTGGTGGACGGCCTCATCAGGCTGATGAATTCCAACTACTCCCAACCTATCAACTTAGGAAACCCAGAGGAACATACCATGATGGACTTCGCGACTATCATTAAGGACTTAGTCG GTGGATCCAGCAAAATTGTTCATAAACCAGCTATGCAAGATGACCCTAAAAAAAGAAAACCTGACATTACTAAAGCAAAGAAGTATTTAGCCTGGTCACCACAG GTACCAATGATAGAAGGGATAAAAAAAACCATTGAGTATTTTAGAAATGAATTGAAACGAACCCGACACAGTCAAAGAAATTTACATGTTCCAAATTGA